TCTTTTACTTTCAAAACCCAAAGGCACTGAGTAATGACAGTACTCAAGAAATTACAGGGATGTATCTGGTTGACGAAGAAGGGGAGCTAGTGACCAGGGAGGTCAAAGCCAAATTCATCAACGGTCAACCGGAAGCACTGGAAGCGGTGTATGTCATGAAAAGCGTCGCCGATTGGGATCGCTTCATCCGATTTATGGATCGATATGCCGAACAGCACGATCTCGGATTTAACAAAAGCTAGGATCTGAACAACGCTGAACCATGGCTCATCGTCCTCATCCCGATGCCCACCCTACTGTTGTTCGTTGTGCTGTGATCACCGTCAGCGATACACGCACAACCGAAACCGATCGCAGTGGTCAACTGCTCCAACAGTTGCTTCGGGATGCTGGACACTCTATCGTGACCTATGACATCGTGCCTGATGAGCCAGGGCAAATCGTGACGCTCCTGCTAACCCTATGTGACAGGGCAGATGTAGAGGCGATTGTGTTGAATGGAGGAACGGGGATCGCTCCTCGTGATACAACCTATGATGCGATCGCACGATTACTCGAAAAGGTCTTACCTGGCTTTGGCGAGTTGTTTCGGTGGTTGAGCTATCAAGAGATTGGTTCACGGGCAATGGCATCTAGAGCGATCGCCGGGGTTTGTCGCGCTAAATTGATCTTCTCGTTGCCGGGGTCAACTAATGCAGTGCGGCTTGCCACCGAAAAGCTGATTCTTCCAGAATTAGTGCATCTAACGCAACAACTCAAAAGCACTTCTCTTTAAAACGAAGAAGTCGGAGCTTCCGAAAAAACTCCGACTTCTTAATAGATAAAACTAGATAACGTCAATTCGGTTTAAGACTCTGACGAATGAATTTGCGGCTATTTGAGCCAGGTCTGCTAGGTGCGGTTCCAACCGCCAAAATCCTGATTCCGAATTCACGTTAGATAGAAGCCGCAACTTTTAGCGGAGACTTTGCTGAGTCTCGTTTTGCTGAGCTTCTAAGTTGGGACGTCGGCTAGCTTGAGGATTCGCTCGATTTGCGATAATGTCCTCCCGCAAGGCTGAAACCGCTGCTGAATACTGGGGATCGGAGTTCGTTCCAATCAAGGTTGGGGTGGCAGACAGTTGTTCTCGCTGAGCCTCGGTCAACTCAATTGGGACGTCGGGTGCAATACCACGATGGCTGATATCTGTGCCATCCGGGGTGTAGTAATGGGCGATGGTCACCGCTAGACCAGAACCATCTGACAGCGAGTGAACCGACTGCACCAGGGCTTTACCAAAGGTTTGAGTCCCAACAATCGTTGCCCGTTCGTTGTCCATTAATGCTCCGGTCAAGATTTCGCTGGAGCTTGCCGAGCTACCATCGACCAACACAGCCAAAGGTAAGTCTGTAATTGCAGTATGGTTTGCAGTGATTTCCTCGCTGGCTCCTACGCGATCGACCGTACGAACAATCGAGCCACTCCCTAACCACATCCGGGCAATGTCGATACTGGCTTGCAATAATCCACCCGGATTGCCCCGCAGGTCAAGCACAAAAGCTTCTGCACCTTGCTCGGTCAGGTCAGAGATGGCACGACGCATTTGGCTTGCCGCGTGGGCACTGAACTCGTTGAGCCGGATGTAACCGATCCGGGTATTGCCATCTTGCTGAAGGCTGTAACGGACAGTGGGTAGCTCAATTCGTGCCCGCACTAATGGCAAATCAAAAGCATCCTCACCTTCTCGTAGAATTCGCAGAGTGATCCGTGTACCAACCTCACCTCGAATCAGGCTAGAGGCATCCTCAACGCTCATGCCCTCGGTGGATTTGCCATCAATTGCCAAAATGCGATCGCCCGCCCGAATGCCTGCCGATGAAGCGGGTGAGTTAGGAATCGGCTCAACAACCGCGAGTGCCCCTGACTCTTCAAGTGCCTGAAGGCGAATGCCCACCCCCGACAACTCACCGGATGTCTGACTGGTCAGTTGTTCATATTGCCTGGGATCCATGAAGCGAGTGTAGGGATCATTCAGTCGCTCTAACGCCTCTCGTAAAGCGGTATAAGCCTCTTCTTGAGAGGTGTAGTTACGGCTCAACAACTCCTGGCGCACCGTGTGCCAATCGACGTTGTTAAAGCTGGTGTCTACATACTCTCGGTTGACAATCTGCCATGCCTCATCCAGGATTGCCTTTGGGCTATCACTAAGCGAAGCTTGAACCGATGGACTAAGAGCAGGACTGAGGAGAGAGAGAGTAGTGGTAGCGGCGATCGCCCCACCAAACAGGGTTGCATGGAGCAGGCGAGGGAATCTGAAAGGGTGCTTCATCGATGTGACCGGGTTTGGCTAACGAGATTAAAGATTTTTGAGTAGGCAGATGGCACAGTCAAAGGAAACGTTTGAGTTCAAGCAGAAGTGGGTAGGGGAACCTGAGAGGAACTGAGCAAGCCACTACCTCAAATCATTCCGCTTTATCTTCTTAGATCCCGGATATGCTTAGCTGGAACATTGGCTACAAGATACTCAAGTAGCAAGATGAAATTCAGCTAATTATGTGCCAGTTTCCTAGACTGTCCTCATCCGAAAGATAGACTTCGAGTAAGCCGCAACAGTCTTTGGACAGAAATCAAAAAACTTTCTAGATAATCTAACCTTTATGGATTCGTAGATCCCAGGAGTTATTACGAAAATTTACGAAGTTTTTAAATAGCTATAGTAAAAAATTAGCATACGGCTCACACCGTAGAGGTTACCTCCTGACGAATAGAATGAAAGCGTTACAAAATGATGTTCATCGGAAGTAATGCCCATGCCCAATAAGGCTCGTCAGATCGTTAGAACACTGCAATTTAGCCTGGGGATCGTCAGTGTGATCGGGATTAGTTGGTTACTGACCCTCACTATTGCATTGCGATCGGCGGCAGCGGCTCCAGTAGATGCTTTGTTTGTGTTAGGCGGCAGTATAAAGCGAGAGATTTATGTTGCTGATTTGGCGAAACAATACCCTGATATTCCTGTTTTGATCTCCACAGGCTCACAAGACCCCTGTATTCGCCTCATCTTTGAGCGGGCGGAGACTCCGCTGGAGCAGGTATGGCTAGAGAAGTGTGCTGACTCAACCTTTGATAATTTTTTCTACAGCACACCGATTTTGGAGCGATGGGACACTCACAAGGTCAAATTGATTACTTCTGAAACCCATTTACCCAGAGCGGTGTGGTTAGCGCAGATTTTGCTTGGTGCTCATGGAATCTGGGTTGAGCCAGATATTGTGCTTGAGGAGGGGGTTCCGGGCAATCGAGAAT
This DNA window, taken from Oscillatoria sp. FACHB-1407, encodes the following:
- the psb28 gene encoding photosystem II reaction center protein Psb28, with translation MAEIQFSRGVTEEVIPDVRLRRSKDGTNGTAVFYFQNPKALSNDSTQEITGMYLVDEEGELVTREVKAKFINGQPEALEAVYVMKSVADWDRFIRFMDRYAEQHDLGFNKS
- a CDS encoding MogA/MoaB family molybdenum cofactor biosynthesis protein, which translates into the protein MAHRPHPDAHPTVVRCAVITVSDTRTTETDRSGQLLQQLLRDAGHSIVTYDIVPDEPGQIVTLLLTLCDRADVEAIVLNGGTGIAPRDTTYDAIARLLEKVLPGFGELFRWLSYQEIGSRAMASRAIAGVCRAKLIFSLPGSTNAVRLATEKLILPELVHLTQQLKSTSL
- the ctpB gene encoding carboxyl-terminal processing protease CtpB — protein: MKHPFRFPRLLHATLFGGAIAATTTLSLLSPALSPSVQASLSDSPKAILDEAWQIVNREYVDTSFNNVDWHTVRQELLSRNYTSQEEAYTALREALERLNDPYTRFMDPRQYEQLTSQTSGELSGVGIRLQALEESGALAVVEPIPNSPASSAGIRAGDRILAIDGKSTEGMSVEDASSLIRGEVGTRITLRILREGEDAFDLPLVRARIELPTVRYSLQQDGNTRIGYIRLNEFSAHAASQMRRAISDLTEQGAEAFVLDLRGNPGGLLQASIDIARMWLGSGSIVRTVDRVGASEEITANHTAITDLPLAVLVDGSSASSSEILTGALMDNERATIVGTQTFGKALVQSVHSLSDGSGLAVTIAHYYTPDGTDISHRGIAPDVPIELTEAQREQLSATPTLIGTNSDPQYSAAVSALREDIIANRANPQASRRPNLEAQQNETQQSLR
- a CDS encoding YdcF family protein, producing the protein MPNKARQIVRTLQFSLGIVSVIGISWLLTLTIALRSAAAAPVDALFVLGGSIKREIYVADLAKQYPDIPVLISTGSQDPCIRLIFERAETPLEQVWLEKCADSTFDNFFYSTPILERWDTHKVKLITSETHLPRAVWLAQILLGAHGIWVEPDIVLEEGVPGNRESWLKTAVDVGRSLVWAVVSQFYSPQCDRLTELTTVDLEEWQQRGFDCERQGNLGV